GCGCAGCTCAATGAGATCGTTTGTAACCCGGAAATGACCGTAATATTCAGCGATTTCCGCCCGCAGCAGGTCAATGCGGTGTTTGGCCCGCTGTAGTCGTTTGGTTGTGCGTTCGATGCCCACGTAATCCCACATAAAGCGCCGGAGTTCGTCCCAGTTGTGGGAAACCACCACTTCTTCGTCGGAATCCGTAACCCGGCTTTCATCCCAATCGGGCAATTCATCTGGCTCCGGCGCACGCCCTAACGCCGCGCAGATTTCTTTATATGCTGAGTGTGCAAATACAACACACTCCAAGAGCGCATTGCTTGCGATCCGGTTGGCACCATGTAAACCCGTACATGCCACTTCACCGATAGCATATAAACCCGGAATATCGGTTCGTCCATATCGATCTGTGACGATGCCGCCACAGATGTAGTGGGCAGCGGGGACAACCGGAATAGGTTTCTTGGTTAAATCAAACCCGAATTTCAGGCAGCTCGCGTAAACTGTCGGGAAATGGGATTCGATGAAATCAGCCGGTTTGTGACTAATGTCGAGGTAGACACTGTCACTTCCGAGACGCTTCATTTCATGATCGATAGCCCGCGCGACAATGTCACGTGGAGCAAGTTCTGCACGGGAGTCGAAGCGGTCCATGAACGGCTGGCCGTCGGGCAGCAGCAGCTTGCCACCCTCGCCACGAATGGCCTCGGTGATCAGGAAGGATTTGGCGCCCGGGTGATACAGAATTGTTGGATGAAACTGGATGAATTCCATGTTGGCGATTGGGCACCCAGCACGCCACGCCATGGCGATACCATCCCCTGTGGAAACATCGGGATTGCTGGTAAAAAGATATACCTTACCCGCGCCGCCCGTCGCAAGAACGACAAAACATGCGCGAAATACAGAGACTCTGTCGTCTTCTCGATCGTAGACATAGGCGCCGAGACAACAGTTCGTGGGGAGTCCGCGCTTGGGACCTGTAATGAGGTCAATAGCGACGTGGCGCTCGAACAGGTCAATGTGGCGATGGGCGCGTGCTTTACTCTCAAGTGTTCGCTCGATGGCTGAGCCGGTGGCGTCTGCCGCGTGAGCGATACGCCGATGACTGTGTCCGCCTTCTTGGTGCAGGTGATAATCCATGCGACCGTCGGGCTTACGGACCTGGGTGAAATCGACCCCCAGATCAAAAAGCCATTGAATGCTGTCGCGACCGTGGGCGACCACAAACTCGACTATTTCACGTTTACAGAGCCCAGCACCCGCGTTGAGGGTATCCTCAACGTGGGACCCCACGGAGTCGCAAGCGTCGAGCACCGCCGATATGCCCCCCTGCGCGTATAGGGTTGCCCCCTCTTGCACCGACCCCTTCGAGAGTACCGCAACTCGGACGTGCTCAGCGAGTTGCAAGGCCAGACTCAGACCGGACGCGCCGCTGCCGATGATGAGTACATCATAGTGGTACTGGTGAGCCATTGGGCTTAAGCTGATATAATCAATTTTTTGCGTAACTTACTGATTACGGCGCTTTCTTGCGAACTTTATTGGTTAAAAATGGTCTATGGTTAAGGCCGCAGGGAGCTGCCGTGATAATAACATAAGAGGGAAGCCCGAATGGGCGACAGCAGCGCCGATCAACAGCTGATCCGGCGGGTACAGCAAGGCGACAAAAAGGCATTCGACCTGCTGGTACTGAAGTATCAGCACCGGATCATCAATCTGGTATCAAGGTTTGTCCGGGACCCGAATGACGCTTTGGATGTTGCACAGGAGGCCTTTTTTAAGGCATATCGGGCTTTACCGAGCTTTCGTGGTGATAGCGCCTTCTATACCTGGATGTACCGGATTGCCATCAATACAGCCAAGAATTATCTGGTCGTACAGTCACGAAGGCCGGTTGAGCGGGAGCAGGACCTTGCTGAAAGTGAACAAATTGCACTAGAGTCTGCTCTAAATGATATTGCGACGCCAGAGCATATGCTCCTAACGGATGAAATTGGGACGACGATCCTCAAAGCAATCGAAGACTTGCCCGAAGATCTTTCCACGGCAATTACCCTGCGCGAAGTGGAAGGCCTGAGTTATGAAGAGATCGCAGCGGTGATGGCATGTCCAATTGGCACGGTGCGATCACGGATATTTCGCGCACGGGAAGCCATCGATAAACGTTTAAAACCGTTACTCGAGTAGGAATGAAAGAAGACCATGAATGAGAAAGCCCGTAAACAGTTATCCCTGTTGATGGATGGTGAGCTGTCGGACGCCGACAGCAAAAACCTTATTCGCGCTTTACTAAGCGATCGCGCCCTTCGGGCAGCATGGGAACGCTATCACCTCATCAGCAGCACATTGAAATCCAGCACACCCACAGCATATGGCCGCACGCTTGTCGACAGAGTCAGCGATGCCCTATCAGAGGAACCAACGGTGCTGGCACCGCAGTGGCACGTTAATCGGTTTGTCAAGCCTGTCGCGGGCTTTGCTATTGCCGCCTCTGTGGCAGCAGTGGCAGTACTGACCGTGCAGCAAAATAACTCAAACGTTAACCCTGAACGCGTCGAGCAGGTTGTGCAACATCAGCCGGTGACCGATGGTTCCGGTGAGAGGCCACCGCAGTCAGCTCAACCGAAGCGCGTCGTGATAGCGGGCACTGAGACACCGGTCCAGCGCTTGGTTCAAAGCCCCCCGGTCGTGACCGTAAGCAGCAGCGATAGTCCGCAGTCGGTTGTGCGCCCGCAGGTTACAGGCGTGGTGACGGTGGAGTCACAGCCGGTCATCGGACCTCAATGGATTCAGGGACAGTCAGCAGTTGCATCACGCCTCAATAGTTACCTAGTCAATCACAATGAGTATGGGGCGAATATCGCTATGCAGGGAATGCTTCCTTATGTGAGAATTGTCACATATGAACCAAGCGAGTGACGGCAAAGCACGCCATCAAGCCTTTTGTTTCTACAGGCTGTTTTTATTCGTACTGATATTCCCCAGCAGCGCTCAGGCGACTGATACCTCTGTTACTGCTCGGACCATCTTGGACAAGATGTCCCAAGCCACGCAACGGCTGAATTATGATGGGACGTTTGTCTACCGACATGGTGATGAGATGGACACGATGCGCATTATTCATAAGGTGGAGGATGGCAGGGAATATGCGCGACTCGTGTCCTTAACTGGGGTCGCCCGTGAGGTAATCCGTGACAATGAGTCAGTGACGTGTATTTTCCCGGATGAGAAAGCGGTGATGGTGGAAAAGAGCCGGCCACGTAAGCTCCTGCCCGCTAGGCTCCCGGAGCCAATTGAAACCGTTGGTGAGTTTTATACTTTCTCGCTTGCGGGAACGGATCGCATCGCCGGCCGATCCACGTGGATCGTCAGCATCAATCCAAAAGACCAGTTCCGTTACGGATACCGGTTATGGGTTGACCTGGAAACCAACCTGCTGTTGAAATCTGAGTTGCTGAATCACAATGGAGACACACTGGAACAAATTCTGTTTACGCAGATCAGTTTGCCTGAGGACATCCCTGAGTCCCTATTGAAGCCTGCGATCTCAGGTAAGGATTATACATGGTACACCCGTAGCTCAGAGGCCTCTGCCGCAAGAGCCGGCAACGGGCAATGGAAGGTTACGTGGTTGCCCGGCGGTTTCGCGATGAGCGATTATGAAATACAACCAATGGCAATCAGCCGGATGCCGGTTGATCATATGATGTTTTCTGATGGGCTTGCGATGATTTCGGTGTTTATCGAAGAACAAGAGCAAGTTAGCGACACCTTGGAAGGCCTTTCACAGATGGGCGCAGTGAACGCCTTTGGTATCCTAGTGGGGGGGCATCAGGTGACCGCAGTCGGCGAGGTACCGCGGGTAACGGTTGAGAAGATCGCTACATCCGTCGTCCAGCGTAATTAGTCATCCATGATAACGCGGCGCGCCCGTATCATTGCCCAAGACGGCGATTTTGTTTGGGTTGAACCTTGTCAGCTTCGTTGCGCCGCGTGCAGTGAGGGCAGGGCATGTGGCGTAGCTGCCATCACTGACCTCCTATCGCGTAGGAAACCTAGGATCAAGGCCTATAATAATGCGGGCGGCCGTATGGGTGAAGAAGTTACTATTGGTATTGATGAACGCCGTGTCATGGTTGCATCATTGGCAGTGTATCTTGTGCCCGTACTTTCAATGCTCGCTGGTGCCATGGTTGGACAGCTTGCCATCGATTCATTTGGGTGGGTTGAATCGGATGCTGTGCCGGTCGGATGCAGTGGCTGTGGCCTGTTGAGTGGTTTCCTTTGGCTGCGTGGCTTTACCAGGCGCCGTCTTGGGGGCCGATCAAGGGAAGTATTGGTGCTGTCATCTAATCGTTAACGAAATGGCTGCAGGAAAGCACATGAAACACTTGAATTTGCATCACGCCTCAGTGCTGTCAGTCGCCTTTTTTGGCTCGCTGTTTTATTTGCAAACAGCCTTCGCGAGAAACCTACCTGACTTTACGGCTCTTGTCGAAAAGAACAGTGCTGCCGTTGTAAATATCAGCACGTCGTTCAAACAGGCGTCCAGGCAATCACTGCCGCCAAGATTTAGCATCCCTGATATCCCTGAGGACAGCCCGTTGCACGAATTCTTCCGCCGATTCTTTGGGGAGATTCCTGAGGGATCAGAAGGGTTTGAACCCAGATCGTCGCTCGGATCCGGATTCATCGTCTCAAAGGACGGGTATGTGATTACCAATTATCATGTTGTCAAGGATGCCGACGAAATTATCGTGCGAATGAGCGACAGACGTGAGTTTGTTGCTGAGGTAATTGGAACGGATGAACGCAGTGATATCGCAGTATTGAAAATTAGTGCGGATAATCTGCCTGCAGTTGAGGTTGGAACGGCCGCGGACTTGAAAGTTGGAGAATGGGTGTTAGCTATTGGATCACCCTTCGGTTTCGATCACTCCGTTACCGCAGGTATTGTCAGCGCGAAAAGGCGCAGTTTACCGAATGAAAACTATGTGCCATTTATTCAGACAGACGTGGCTATTAATCCAGGGAATTCAGGTGGTCCGCTTCTCAATCTCGATGGTCAAGTCGTCGGTGTGAATTCGCAAATCTACAGCCGCACAGGAGGGTTTATGGGGTTGTCTTTTGCAGTTCCGATCGACGTCGTCATGAACGTGTATGAGCAGCTCAGGGAACAAGGCCATGTTACACGCGGCTGGCTTGGCGTTCTTATTCAAGATGTCACGAGAGAACTTGCAGAGTCTTTTAGCATGAAGAAGCCGCACGGTGCACTTGTCGCCAAAGTATTGGCTGATAGTCCAGCGGACGGCGCAGGGATACAAGCAGGTGACATTATCGTTGCCTATGCTGGAAATTCAATTAATTTTTCGTCTGATTTGCCACCGCTCGTGGGCAATAGCCGTGTCGGTAGTGACGTGCATGTGAAGATTATACGAAACGGCAAACCGCAACTGGTGAAGGTTCATATCGCTGAGTTACCTGAAGATGATGATCTGAAGCTAGCCTCAATGGGCAAACCCGGCGGTGTTACCGACAACCGTCTCAATATTGTTGTGCGAGATCTCACTGACAAACAGCGAGAGCAGTTAGAGATCCAAGAAGACGGTGTTGTCGTAGACAGGCTAAAAGATGGTCCAGCTAAACAAGCAGGGATTCGCAAGGGTGATGTGATCTTGCTGCTTAATAACGTCAAGGTTAAAGATGTTGATCACTTTAAAACGTTGGTAGCGAGCTTGCCCGCAGGTAAGTCCGTGCCCATCTTAGTTCAACGACGTGGCGGTCCGATCTTTCTAGCGATGAAGCTTGTGGAGGAGGAATGAACATCCTTGCTAAACAGGCAGGATTAAGAGGTCTTTAATTTGGCACAATCAAACGTTTAACGTGATCGCAGGTTCGTAATCGGTTAAAATCAGGCCACGCTGCAACCGTCCGGTTTAATTGGCTGAATACTCATTTAACGGGTTAACAAGTAATACGTAATAACATAGATACCCGCGCCATTACCTGTCTGATACTGTGCTATGGCATACCCGCCGGCCGCTCCAAAAGGCAGACTTCCTAGCAGGTAACTAACTTTCTCCCTGTTTTTTCACGGGGGTTGTTCATTCATTCTTTAATGCAACACATTCGAAACTTTTCTATTATCGCGCATATCGATCATGGGAAATCGACGTTAGCTGATCGATTTATACAGATCTGCGGTGGTCTGACTGAACGTGAGATGTCGGAACAGGTTCTTGACTCAATGGAGTTAGAGCGAGAGCGTGGAATCACGATTAAAGCGCAAAATGTCACGTTGCAGTTTATGGCGAATGATGGCTGTAAATACCAGGTAAACCTAATTGATACCCCAGGACATGTTGATTTCAGCTATGAGGTCTCTCGCTCTTTGGCAGCTTGCGAAGGTGCGTTGCTAGTAGTGGACGCAGCCCAAGGGGTCGAGGCGCAGAGTGTTGCAAACTGTATCACGGCGATTGAACAGGGGCTTGAAGTTATACCCGTTTTGAACAAGATCGATCTTCCTGCAGCAGCGCCGGAAAAAGTCATTCAAGAGATTGAGGAGATCATTGGTATCGACGCTAAGGATGCCATCCGGGTCAGCGCAAAATCAGGCCAGGGGGTGCGAGAGCTTTTAGAGGTGTTGGTGCGGCGTGTACCTCCGCCAAGAGGCAGTAGCGATGCACCACTGAAGGCACTGATCGTTGACTCATGGTTTGACAAATATCTGGGGGTGGTATCACTTGTGCGGGTTGTCGATGGGCATTTATCAACAGGACAAAAGATTCGTGTAATGTCGACAGGAAAGGAGTTTCAAGTAGATCAGGTAGGGATATTTACTCCTAAACGAACGTCTCGTAATCGCTTGGAAACTGGTGAAGTCGGATATGTCACTGCGGGAATTAAGGACATTGATGGTGCACCCGTGGGTGATACATTGAGTGACGTTAACGCTGAAATAGGTGGCCCGTTGCCTGGTTTTCAGGTGATTAAGCCGCGCGTCTTTGCTGGGCTCTTTCCAGTAGACTCTAGTGACTATGGAGCCTTACGCGAGGCATTGGCTAAACTGCGCTTAAACGATGCTGCCCTACATTACGAACTGGAATCCTCTGAGGCGCTCGGATTTGGGTTTCGATGTGGGTTTCTAGGGATGCTGCATATGGAGATCGTTCAAGAACGCCTTGAGCGCGAGTACGGATTAAACCTAATTACGACTGCACCCACAGTGATCTATGAGGTGTTGACCGCTCGTGGGAAGCAGTGCCTAATCGATAATCCAGCACAGCTACCGGCTCCAGACCAGATCAGTGAAATTCGCGAACCGATTATTCGTGCTGATATCCTTGTACCACAGAAGCATGTAGGTAAAGTCATCTCGCTCTGCATTGAAAAGCGAGGCGTACAAAAGAAGCTACAATACCTTGGAAACCAGGTATCGCTTAGTTTCGAGTTACCGATGAGTGAGGTAGTATTAGATTTTTTTGATCGATTGAAGTCGGTAAGTCGCGGCTATGCATCATTTGACTATTCATTTTTGCGCTTTCAGCAGGCGGATATGGCAAAAGTTGATATCCTCATAAATGGGGCTAAAGTTGATGCGTTATCAACGATAGTGCATCGTGATCAGATTAGATCGCGTGGTCGCGAATTAACGGAAAGAATGAAGGAACTCATTCCGAGACAGATGTTTGACGTCGCGATTCAGGCTGCGGTTGGTTCGCATATCGTGGCGAGAGAAACGGTTAAAGCACTACGCAAAAATGTTACAGCCAAATGCTATGGTGGCGATATCACGCGTAAGAGAAAATTGCTGGAGAAACAAAAAGCCGGCAAAAAACGAATGAAGCAGTTCGGGTCGGTGGAAATACCGCAGGAGGCCTTCATGGCAGTCTTACAGGTTGGAAAGAAGAAATGAGTTTGGATTTTGCAACTGTCATGGTACTGCTTGTTGTAGTGAGCGGCTTGATTTGGGCCTTTGATTCACTCGTATTAGCACCCAGGCGTCGTCAGGCCTTAGCTATGCTTGGCGATACGGTCGATGTCGAGCAGTCGAAGCAACTAAGCCGCCACCCTGTGCTTGTGGAATATGCCCGTTCATTTTTCCCTATATTTATCATTGTATTGATTTTGCGGTCCTTTGTTGTTGAACCGTTCCGTATTCCATCAGGCTCTATGATGCCGACACTTTTGATCGGGGACTTCATTTTAGTAAATAAGTTTAATTATGGTATTCGCCTCCCCGTGCTCAATTCGAAGGTTATCGATATCGGGGCACCGTCACGAGGGGACATCGTTGTCTTTCGATATCCGGAAGATCCATCAATTCCATTTATTAAACGAGTTGTTGGCTTGCCAGGCGATGAAATAGCCTATTACGATAAGACGTTATATATCAACGGCAAACCATCAAACCAGACAGTTCTGGGAACATATAGCGGCAATGGGGCAGGCGCAATGATGACTGGTGCCTCATTGCGGGAAGAAAGCCTTGATGGAATCGAACACGAGATTCTGTTGGCTCCGGATCGCCGATCCCTTGATTTACCACCGATCGTGGTACCTGAAGGACAATATTTTGTGATGGGCGACAACCGTGATAATAGCAAAGATAGTCGCTACTGGGGCACAGTACCGGAGGAAAATTTGATAGGAAGAGCATTTCTGACTTGGATGAACTGGGACAGTAAGAATGGTGGTGTGACCTGGGAGCGGATTGGTATGGCAGTACAGTAACTTGTAGAGATAAAAGGAACACATATGATGAAACTGGCTAAAAAACAACATGGCATTACGGGAATCGGATGGCTTGTTATCCTCGGTTTGATCGCCTTCTTTAGCCTTGTCACTCTAAAAGTGTTTCCACTCTATTATGAGAGCTTTCGAGTGGCAGCCGGCATGAAGGCCGTCGCAGAAAGACGTGATATCGGTCGCCTCACAACGAGGGATATTCAAAAGTATTTAGCACGGAATCTCGAAGTCAGCGGCGTAAGGCGATTTAACGAACGAAATATCAAGAATTCCCTTACAGTAACGAAACTCAAGAATACTAATAAGCGTAAGTTGACTATGAAGTACGAATTGCGAAATGACCTGTTTGCAAATCTTGCTATTGTTTTAAAGTTCAATAAAACTGTGGATTTATCATCGAATGGAGTGCCTCAATCGCAACGTTAACGCAAATCCTTGGTCATCACTTTAAAGAGATAAAATTGCTCCGCGAAGCGTTGACCCACCGCAGTACGAGGGATAAAAATAACGAACGACTGGAATACTTAGGTGATGCGCTGCTCGGCTTCATTATTGCTGAAGCCTTGTACAAGCGCTTTCCTACGGCAACTGAAGGTGAATTGACACGCCTACGAGCGGCATTAGTAAAGCGCGATACTCTAGCCTCCCTTGCCAGGGAGCATGAAATCGGAAGCTACCTGAAAATGGGTAGCGGTGAACTAAAAAGTGGCGGCTGGCGGCGCGACTCAATCCTGTCCAATGCCTTAGAAGCCATTATCGGCGCCATTTAC
This window of the Gammaproteobacteria bacterium genome carries:
- a CDS encoding MucB/RseB C-terminal domain-containing protein, with amino-acid sequence MNQASDGKARHQAFCFYRLFLFVLIFPSSAQATDTSVTARTILDKMSQATQRLNYDGTFVYRHGDEMDTMRIIHKVEDGREYARLVSLTGVAREVIRDNESVTCIFPDEKAVMVEKSRPRKLLPARLPEPIETVGEFYTFSLAGTDRIAGRSTWIVSINPKDQFRYGYRLWVDLETNLLLKSELLNHNGDTLEQILFTQISLPEDIPESLLKPAISGKDYTWYTRSSEASAARAGNGQWKVTWLPGGFAMSDYEIQPMAISRMPVDHMMFSDGLAMISVFIEEQEQVSDTLEGLSQMGAVNAFGILVGGHQVTAVGEVPRVTVEKIATSVVQRN
- a CDS encoding SoxR reducing system RseC family protein, with product MITRRARIIAQDGDFVWVEPCQLRCAACSEGRACGVAAITDLLSRRKPRIKAYNNAGGRMGEEVTIGIDERRVMVASLAVYLVPVLSMLAGAMVGQLAIDSFGWVESDAVPVGCSGCGLLSGFLWLRGFTRRRLGGRSREVLVLSSNR
- a CDS encoding sigma-E factor negative regulatory protein; the protein is MNEKARKQLSLLMDGELSDADSKNLIRALLSDRALRAAWERYHLISSTLKSSTPTAYGRTLVDRVSDALSEEPTVLAPQWHVNRFVKPVAGFAIAASVAAVAVLTVQQNNSNVNPERVEQVVQHQPVTDGSGERPPQSAQPKRVVIAGTETPVQRLVQSPPVVTVSSSDSPQSVVRPQVTGVVTVESQPVIGPQWIQGQSAVASRLNSYLVNHNEYGANIAMQGMLPYVRIVTYEPSE
- the lepB gene encoding signal peptidase I, whose amino-acid sequence is MSLDFATVMVLLVVVSGLIWAFDSLVLAPRRRQALAMLGDTVDVEQSKQLSRHPVLVEYARSFFPIFIIVLILRSFVVEPFRIPSGSMMPTLLIGDFILVNKFNYGIRLPVLNSKVIDIGAPSRGDIVVFRYPEDPSIPFIKRVVGLPGDEIAYYDKTLYINGKPSNQTVLGTYSGNGAGAMMTGASLREESLDGIEHEILLAPDRRSLDLPPIVVPEGQYFVMGDNRDNSKDSRYWGTVPEENLIGRAFLTWMNWDSKNGGVTWERIGMAVQ
- a CDS encoding DUF4845 domain-containing protein, whose product is MMKLAKKQHGITGIGWLVILGLIAFFSLVTLKVFPLYYESFRVAAGMKAVAERRDIGRLTTRDIQKYLARNLEVSGVRRFNERNIKNSLTVTKLKNTNKRKLTMKYELRNDLFANLAIVLKFNKTVDLSSNGVPQSQR
- a CDS encoding DegQ family serine endoprotease — translated: MKHLNLHHASVLSVAFFGSLFYLQTAFARNLPDFTALVEKNSAAVVNISTSFKQASRQSLPPRFSIPDIPEDSPLHEFFRRFFGEIPEGSEGFEPRSSLGSGFIVSKDGYVITNYHVVKDADEIIVRMSDRREFVAEVIGTDERSDIAVLKISADNLPAVEVGTAADLKVGEWVLAIGSPFGFDHSVTAGIVSAKRRSLPNENYVPFIQTDVAINPGNSGGPLLNLDGQVVGVNSQIYSRTGGFMGLSFAVPIDVVMNVYEQLREQGHVTRGWLGVLIQDVTRELAESFSMKKPHGALVAKVLADSPADGAGIQAGDIIVAYAGNSINFSSDLPPLVGNSRVGSDVHVKIIRNGKPQLVKVHIAELPEDDDLKLASMGKPGGVTDNRLNIVVRDLTDKQREQLEIQEDGVVVDRLKDGPAKQAGIRKGDVILLLNNVKVKDVDHFKTLVASLPAGKSVPILVQRRGGPIFLAMKLVEEE
- the rpoE gene encoding RNA polymerase sigma factor RpoE translates to MGDSSADQQLIRRVQQGDKKAFDLLVLKYQHRIINLVSRFVRDPNDALDVAQEAFFKAYRALPSFRGDSAFYTWMYRIAINTAKNYLVVQSRRPVEREQDLAESEQIALESALNDIATPEHMLLTDEIGTTILKAIEDLPEDLSTAITLREVEGLSYEEIAAVMACPIGTVRSRIFRAREAIDKRLKPLLE
- the lepA gene encoding translation elongation factor 4 — encoded protein: MQHIRNFSIIAHIDHGKSTLADRFIQICGGLTEREMSEQVLDSMELERERGITIKAQNVTLQFMANDGCKYQVNLIDTPGHVDFSYEVSRSLAACEGALLVVDAAQGVEAQSVANCITAIEQGLEVIPVLNKIDLPAAAPEKVIQEIEEIIGIDAKDAIRVSAKSGQGVRELLEVLVRRVPPPRGSSDAPLKALIVDSWFDKYLGVVSLVRVVDGHLSTGQKIRVMSTGKEFQVDQVGIFTPKRTSRNRLETGEVGYVTAGIKDIDGAPVGDTLSDVNAEIGGPLPGFQVIKPRVFAGLFPVDSSDYGALREALAKLRLNDAALHYELESSEALGFGFRCGFLGMLHMEIVQERLEREYGLNLITTAPTVIYEVLTARGKQCLIDNPAQLPAPDQISEIREPIIRADILVPQKHVGKVISLCIEKRGVQKKLQYLGNQVSLSFELPMSEVVLDFFDRLKSVSRGYASFDYSFLRFQQADMAKVDILINGAKVDALSTIVHRDQIRSRGRELTERMKELIPRQMFDVAIQAAVGSHIVARETVKALRKNVTAKCYGGDITRKRKLLEKQKAGKKRMKQFGSVEIPQEAFMAVLQVGKKK
- the nadB gene encoding L-aspartate oxidase, whose product is MAHQYHYDVLIIGSGASGLSLALQLAEHVRVAVLSKGSVQEGATLYAQGGISAVLDACDSVGSHVEDTLNAGAGLCKREIVEFVVAHGRDSIQWLFDLGVDFTQVRKPDGRMDYHLHQEGGHSHRRIAHAADATGSAIERTLESKARAHRHIDLFERHVAIDLITGPKRGLPTNCCLGAYVYDREDDRVSVFRACFVVLATGGAGKVYLFTSNPDVSTGDGIAMAWRAGCPIANMEFIQFHPTILYHPGAKSFLITEAIRGEGGKLLLPDGQPFMDRFDSRAELAPRDIVARAIDHEMKRLGSDSVYLDISHKPADFIESHFPTVYASCLKFGFDLTKKPIPVVPAAHYICGGIVTDRYGRTDIPGLYAIGEVACTGLHGANRIASNALLECVVFAHSAYKEICAALGRAPEPDELPDWDESRVTDSDEEVVVSHNWDELRRFMWDYVGIERTTKRLQRAKHRIDLLRAEIAEYYGHFRVTNDLIELRNLVEVADLIIRSALQRRESRGLHYTRDYPEPDLKQPPHDTVLWPDPSHAGHVAA